From one Anopheles cruzii chromosome 3, idAnoCruzAS_RS32_06, whole genome shotgun sequence genomic stretch:
- the LOC128269779 gene encoding uncharacterized protein LOC128269779 — translation MGSNCCKGEAGAQVYKGNGTEISIGPRLRKSPVYAEMMREETFQVDETPHIGAPFFLRKLTDYTVLVGTKAKLSVHVSNTKDVKVTWLKDDAPISTTDRYVCTSVGQLHSLEMATALPEDSAKWSCEAGNSLGKCVCSGQLTVRVPETYKAPEFVDELRAILTSQGTISLECKVIGYPTPELRWFKDSNEIKAGDMFGLTINGGDLASLGVYTCVATNCVGKSSSSSKVRVQEPDTLPKAKASDKISPVFVEELERIKGKIGDRMELRCKINPSAVPVSVRWYNQSGLIEANEKYSMFDDGLGCFLVDITAAELCDAGEWKCVITCKDGLIGITSNVVELDVPRNYRAPRFMEGLKAVLTEEGLVSFECKVIGYPTPILRWYKDGKELKPGDVYHLTGVNSLGSYCCVARNSLGEASSTTFLSVNDIKAQLNEEEWLSLLQVNQSPTFKTGLISRDVCIAEPFRMSVVVNSVSKPTVNWYKDDLVVESSENYQLSSDDSTYTYSIDVVVAQLDDQGEWKCVATNEFGQAGTSCFVKLIIPKHYRKPKFLENLKAVMLRDGTVNLECKVIGVPQPVLKWYKDGTELKPGDIHRIITGQDGKCCLGTYTCEAVNCMGSVSSTASLHGYDGIADEGPLPPEGLGGLVKDASLSTIHEERTSEMFDTAASYKSAGSSSRGEISFTFDGKEVSVSLYETPELTNDEALQIVQMFADQLHQNINENENVTTMPSLRFVKETSTSGQLVMEALVIDVPVVEDTNLLEDDRRTDFDIDEMVDENTFTFESGIASSKGRVHRRSSREQDDFRSMSSSEHSDLERDVMMSILSRDSLPVLTSPGKTTDAATGDDAKERLLSLIETVVFHLASIREEVRNQSDLALSVNFSERSEKILTDVLYPVQQLHKHLATTGTHEGLLDPLEHLTRGFSVIEKCVQIGGYSRTFVYRTSVCIVEGCGKQLLNCLSDLRTFLSHQTEADFVVQQKMYMLIMEVQTSLESALESVRSQRILQETDSVAALQELTSIVTTRSIFEDIDFLLKSEEPFGLLQVKNLQITVLEFEKSLATILTIVSQSDNCNVRSEIARFGLTEVLLELKNKTEALLVQCTEERLQRIVGREMKPSVVELGGLVELIESNESYAEVITCLNDMFVPLEEMKTALSKLSSEVRHVPEPEYSSNQALEQQIEEFYELIVHLKEEIQGAAKDLCSKTETQKELLETIRKNLNTLKADARNFRAQCPVSALPEKDDLLLAAFELVIERLALNPLQLDSIDYLRLLGDSLAQFSGLVRRLSAGPAVSDWLLRYQLQLLKIFDTIEFCLSEEQFIVIGSKEKYCKTSTQEAIHAAKQLITHYKITSEQNASTRKESDRHIQVVAARQGLTDTVNHASASEVRSSSQATAQRTIHETSQRRPHSQHHLAGRHARTRSPLSFTDDNPDRTPRSSSRCSLGALPSKRGPSFAVYLKNVFIERDHGFKLLCVVLDAEIDVRWTKDAIELLPSARYRIQQKNGLITLHVEHADYEDSGVYACHVFNNYGQSFNKCTVEVYDTSDDIICPSFSIPRNMDNVELSLKRCCCSLHHTAVT, via the exons ATGGGAAGCAACTGCTGTAAGGGCGAAGCTGGCGCCCAGGTTTACAAAGGCAATGGCACCGAAATATCCATTGGACCTCGGCTCCGGAAAAG CCCCGTTTATGCGGAAATGATGCGCGAGGAAACATTCCAAG TGGACGAGACGCCACACATTGGAGCACCATTCTTTCTGCGGAAGCTGACCGATTACACGGTGCTGGTGGGGACGAAGGCGAAACTATCTGTGCACGTTTCCAACACCAAAGACGTCAAG GTTACATGGTTAAAGGACGATGCGCCTATATCGACAACGGATCGCTACGTCTGCACTAGCGTGGGGCAGCTGCACTCACTCGAAATGGCCACTGCACTACCCGAGGATAGTGCCAAGTGGTCTTGTGAGGCTGGCAATTCGTTGGGCAAATGTGTATGCAGTGGGCAGCTCACAGTGCGCG TCCCAGAAACATACAAAGCCCCCGAATTCGTGGATGAGCTGCGGGCGATTCTCACGAGCCAGGGAACGATCTCGCTCGAGTGCAAAGTGATCGGCTATCCGACCCCCGAATTGCGCTGGTTCAAGGATTCGAACGAAATCAAAGCAGGGGACATGTTTGGCTTGACCATCAACGGAGGCGATCTAGCGTCGCTTGGAGTGTACACCTGTGTCGCCACGAACTGTGTCGGGAAAAGCAGCTCCAGCTCGAAGGTGCGCGTCCAGGAGCCGGACACActgccgaaagcgaaagcatcGGACAA AATTTCACCAGTTTTTGTTGAAGAACTCGAACGAATAAAAGGAAAAATCGGGGACCGGATGGAGCTACGCTGCAAAA TTAATCCGTCGGCTGTGCCGGTAAGCGTTAGGTGGTACAATCAAAGTGGCCTCatcgaagcaaacgaaaagtACTCCATGTTCGACGACGGTTTGGGGTGCTTTCTGGTTGACATTACCGCGGCGGAGCTGTGCGATGCGGGGGAATGGAAGTGTGTCATTACCTGCAAAGATGGTCTCATCGGAATTACATCGAACGTAGTGGAACTAGACG TGCCCAGGAACTACCGTGCGCCACGGTTCATGGAGGGACTGAAGGCGGTTCTTACGGAGGAAGGACTCGTATCGTTCGAGTGCAAGGTAATTGGATATCCGACTCCCATTCTGCGCTGGTACAAAGACGGTAAGGAGTTGAAACCGGGAGATGTGTACCATTTGACCGGGGTAAACTCACTCGGCTCGTACTGTTGCGTGGCCCGCAACAGTCTGGGCGAAGCGTCGAGTACCACTTTTCTCTCGGTGAACGATATCAAGGCTCAGTTGAACGAGGAAGAATGGCTGAGCCTGCTGCAAGTGAACCAGTCACCAACGTTCAAGACGGGACTGATCAGTCGTGATGTGTGCATTGCCGAGCCGTTCCGAATGTCGGTTGTGGTCAACTCAGTGTCAAAGCCGACGGTTAACTGGTACAAGGACGATCTGGTTGTGGAGAGTTCCGAAAACTATCAACTGTCGTCCGACGACAGCACCTACACCTACTCCATCGACGTGGTTGTGGCACAGCTCGACGATCAGGGAGAGTGGAAGTGCGTGGCTACCAACGAGTTCGGACAGGCGGGCACGTCCTGCTTCGTGAAGCTCATCATACCGAAGCACTACCGCAAACCGAAATTCCTCGAGAACCTGAAGGCGGTAATGCTGCGTGATGGGACGGTGAATTTGGAGTGCAAAGTCATCGGAGTTCCGCAGCCCGTGCTGAAGTGGTACAAGGATGGTACGGAGTTGAAACCGGGCGACATCCACCGCATCATCACCGGTCAGGACGGTAAATGTTGTCTCGGGACGTACACGTGCGAGGCGGTGAACTGCATGGGCTCGGTTAGTAGTACGGCTTCGCTGCACGGGTACGATGGTATCGCCGACGAAGGTCCATTACCTCCCGAAGGGCTCGGTGGGCTCGTTAAGGATGCGTCGCTGTCGACGATACACGAGGAACGAACCTCGGAGATGTTCGACACGGCCGCATCGTATAAAAGCGCGGGGAGCAGTAGCCGCGGCGAGATATCGTTCACCTTCGACGGTAAGGAGGTTTCCGTGTCGTTATACGAAACGCCCGAGCTCACCAACGACGAGGCCTTGCAGATCGTGCAGATGTTCGCCGATCAGTTGCATCAGAACATCAACGAGAATGAGAACGTCACCACCATGCCTTCGTTGCGGTTCGTTAAGGAAACGTCCACCTCGGGCCAGTTGGTAATGGAAGCTTTGGTCATCGATGTGCCCGTCGTGGAAGATACCAACCTACTGGAGGACGACCGGCGAACCGATTTCGATATCGACGAAATGGTCGATGAAAATACGTTCACCTTCGAGAGCGGCATTGCCTCGTCGAAAGGGCGTGTGCATCGGCGGAGCAGTCGCGAACAGGATGATTTCCGAAGCATGTCCTCCTCGGAGCATTCCGATCTGGAGCGAGACGTCATGATGAGCATCTTGAGCAGGGATAGTCTTCCGGTGCTTACGAGCCCGGGCAAGACCACCGATGCAGCCACCGGGGATGACGCGAAGGAGCGGCTACTATCCCTCATCGAAACAGTGGTCTTTCACCTTGCGTCCATCCGCGAGGAAGTTCGAAACCAATCAGATCTCGCCCTCTCGGTGAACTTCTCGGAGAGGAGCGAGAAAATACTGACCGACGTACTGTATCCGGTGCAGCAGTTACACAAACACCTTGCGACCACCGGTACGCACGAGGGTCTGCTGGACCCGTTGGAGCACCTAACTAGAGGCTTCAGTGTGATTGAAAAGTGCGTCCAAATCGGTGGATACAGCCGAACGTTCGTCTACCGTACTAGTGTGTGCATTGTGGAAGGTTGCGGCAAGCAGCTCCTCAACTGTCTCAGCGATTTGCGAACCTTCCTGAGTCACCAGACGGAGGCTGACTTCGTCGTGCAGCAAAAGATGTACATGCTGATAATGGAAGTTCAGACAAGTCTGGAGTCCGCGTTGGAAAGTGTTAGATCGCAGCGCATACTACAGGAAACGGATTCCGTGGCCGCCCTGCAGGAGCTAACGAGTATCGTGACAACCCGATCCATTTTCGAAGATATCGATTTCCTGCTAAAGTCCGAAGAGCCGTTCGGCTTGTTGCAGGTCAAAAACCTACAAATAACGGTGCTGGAGTTTGAAAAATCATTGGCCACCATTCTAACCATCGTTTCGCAATCCGACAACTGCAACGTGCGATCGGAAATCGCTAGATTCGGCTTGACGGAAGTTCTGCTGGAACTGAAAAATAAGACCGAAGCCTTGTTGGTACAGTGTACCGAAGAGCGATTGCAGAGGATCGTCGGCCGGGAAATGAAACCATCGGTAGTGGAGTTGGGCGGCCTGGTAGAGCTGATTGAATCGAATGAATCGTACGCCGAGGTGATAACGTGCCTCAATGATATGTTTGTGCCGTTGGAAGAGATGAAAACGGCTTTGTCAAAGTTGTCGAGTGAAGTACGCCacgttccggaaccggagtaCAGCAGCAATCAGGCTCTGGAGCAACAGATTGAAGAATTTTACGAGCTAATCGTTCATCTGAAGGAAGAAATTCAGGGTGCTGCGAAAG ACTTGTGCAGCAAGACGGAAACGCAGAAGGAGCTCCTAGAAACGATTAGGAAAAACTTGAACACGCTTAAGGCGGACGCACGTAATTTTAGGGCCCAATGTCCCGTTAGCGCGCTACCTGAGAAAGATGATCTGTTGCTGGCCGCGTTTGAGCTGGTTATCGAAAGACTGGCCCTCAATCCTCTGCAGCTAGATTCGATAGACTACCTTAGGCTACTCGGCGACTCATTGGCCCAGTTCTCCGGCCTGGTACGAAGACTTAGCGCCGGTCCAGCGGTTTCCGATTGGTTACTACGTTATCAGTTGCAGTTGTTGAAAATCTTTGACACCATCGAGTTTTGTCTCAGCGAGGAACAGTTTATCGTGATTGGCAGCAAGGAGAAGTACTGCAAAACAAGCACCCAAGAGGCCATCCATGCTGCCAAGCAGTTGATTACGCATTACAAAATCACGAGCGAGCAGAATGCGTCCACGAGGAAAGAGTCGGACCGTCACATTCAGGTGGTTGCCGCGCGCCAAGGTTTGACTGATACGGTGAACCATGCCTCAGCCTCAGAGGTGCGGTCCAGTTCGCAAGCAACTGCTCAAAGAACCATCCATGAGACGAGCCAGCGTAGGCCACACTCACAGCATCACCTCGCCGGGCGACATGCCCGGACCAGGAGCCCGCTTAGCTTTACCGATGATAACCCCGATCGCACGCCGCGAAGCTCGTCTCGGTGCAGCCTAGGAGCGCTGCCGTCTAAGCGAGGACCCTCGTTCGCGGTGTACctgaaaaatgtgttcatCGAACGAGACCACGGCTTCAAGCTGCTGTGCGTGGTGCTAGACGCGGAGATCGACGTACGGTGGACGAAGGATGCGATCGAACTGCTCCCATCGGCCCGGTACCGGATTCAGCAGAAGAATGGCCTAATTACGCTGCATGTTGAGCACGCCGACTACGAAGACTCGGGCGTCTATGCGTGCCATGTTTTCAACAACTATGGCCAATCGTTCAATAAGTGCACGGTCGAGGTGTACGACACCAGCGATGATATCATCTGTCCGTCATTCAGCATACCGCGCAACATGG ACAATGTGGAACTCAGTTTGAAAAGATGTTGCTGCTCGTTGCACCATACGGCCGTGACCTAG
- the LOC128272741 gene encoding muscle M-line assembly protein unc-89-like has translation MTGRRERRSRSKKGISEEPTPQVAVTPAEPAMLDLLKIPGRGDSPRDFRSLHREKSPFEIGEKPDVQVASQKAIIDKALIMDISGGVTNVDEYISLFFTDSCSLDPASCGDISTVQVVVVEEEVTPPEPPKPAEEHEKTEAQAAAELARIKEEEEGKSAAEEAAPPPPAEPEPVPEPEPEPEPEPVVEEEEEEEEEEEEPEPEPPREPTPPPPKAPSPEPIKKTPEPEYDSDVELIPVKEEFDPSVWKSIDSLEQQLQQQAEAEAKPAKPVPQSKEGSRRQSETIEMTERERDLEWQRQRQMMRPPLVISHLKSRAAPKGSTVKLTCTISGPGITVRWLKNGNPIEKSTKHTFKVSEGLLGLEIKDVDSVDAGEYCCMIKNKNGETSTSTTLTVYESFETKPTPPTFISIKDDVSLEDKQVAPPVPAAPEPTAPATEAPVDAPPAAAAAEPAVDGVAAAAAAALPPSGAPEKAPPPEEPSPTAEPPEPHEPDAAEAAGEEAVDGDAVAPVSEAAGHAKHRRLLPEKSPSPPPIGGDMARYYHKKILHHRDKLQWSVHLTNRAIVAGNRLKLMCAATGFEPTLEWFKDGQPVEYDDHVVDMNDMHRGAYGCLWVNDVTVKDAGEYTCRAKNEMEEIETVCKLTVVEPVTAVQTFPPMFVRSVKENFDPYSNILSVEFMIRANPPPTLTWYKGIIKLGVYPDSHMRISQHFDETAEHTIAALVFYDPSYTDTGEYTCLATNSVGEATCKHHLDFCSKEQYFEWLAKKRPGWFKAESYIAVDPVPTFDGEDDEDEDEDGEEEEEQEGGEQQPEGSDEGPPREPRKKKKRAPKLPELKELPEEEGGQVAPVAAPEPAPAAAPEPAAPAEPDEPRVTYQRRKSRTQVALEEFEKRKKFDFVSHMSNVRVELGKTLRLIAYVKCPEEVSSYWKRDGRALGNGLRLTHTTMRCGTCVVEIEKCKYRDAGTYTCVAKCESYGEIEQSCTVTVVEKAEIKGEAPVFTRPMLEKYDPIQDELTLECCVRGDPDPETVWIVQGVFMRHNTGGRLYFRKHEDGRQQLKIFQPSKEDSGRYVCRAKNSVDKTDMVYYLNYKNSDEDVLKVFEDELHRKTEKPILSRHLRARDCDYAPEDEALIKWSETRSQHDKEYEYRYKLHFVTQLQDKTVPEGSNLKFTCYVDGKFPLFMWYKDDMPIVQGRKYRQKTRRDGKVTLEIVNVTTEDAGTYKIEARNYAGCIESKSVVSVYKNPYTKFVPPIFASNILETYSLHSDEIVLECRVRGTPRPNIAWIKDGEYIIPGDKYEQYDHADGTCKLIITAPGEEDSGTYTCEAESGGCSDAISHNVQFVSKEKVQMERTHSVYHRNPNLPHFFQGLADYSIPSGGNICLVVEVQGNCEVAWFRDRYPVTGKPPKTRTYHDGTGLFALCITAATMDASGRYTCRATNAFGKAESSSNVDIINPNAIKGAKPPIFMSRPQPEIKIRQGDSLSMAFKIIGDPKPKIQWMKGTKDLTNLARTIKEVHADYIRFSIKEAVVADAGPYFIVARNRYGIDRSFTTVSVKPPRGYKKHLEDDIERGGPDKGRK, from the exons ATGACGGGGAGACGGGAGCGTAGGTCGCGGTCCAAGAAGGGCATCTCGGAGGAACCAACACCACAGGTGGCGGTGACGCCGGCGGAGCCGGCGATGCTGGACCTGCTGAAGATTCCGGGCCGCGGCGACTCACCGCGCGACTTCCGCAGTCTGCACCGCGAAAAGTCCCCGTTCGAGATCGGCGAAAAGCCGGACGTGCAGGTCGCCTCGCAGAAGGCCATCATCGACAAGGCGCTCATTATGGACATCTCGGGCGGCGTGACGAACGTGGACGAGTATATCTCGCTGTTCTTCACCGACTCCTGCTCGCTGGATCCGGCCAGCTGTGGTGACATCTCGACCGTCCAGGTGGTGGTCGTCGAGGAGGAGGTCACCCCGCCCGAACCGCCGAAGCCGGCGGAGGAGCACGAGAAAACGGAAGCCCAGGCCGCGGCCGAACTGGCGCGCATCAAGGAGGAGGAAGAAGGTAAGTCCGCGGCGGAAGaggcggcgccgccgccaccggcagagCCGGAGCCAGTGCCAGAAccggagcccgagcccgagcccgagcccgtcgtggaggaagaggaggaggaggaggaagaggaggaggagcccgagcccgagccgccTCGGgagccgacgccgccgcccccgAAGGCGCCGTCACCCGAGCCGATAAAAAAgacgcccgagcccgagtaTGACTCAGACGTAGAGCTGATCCCGGTGAAGGAGGAGTTCGATCCGTCGGTGTGGAAGAGCATCGACAGtctcgagcagcagctgcagcagcaggcagaGGCGGAAGCGAAGCCAGCGAAGCCAGTCCCGCAGTCCAAAGAAGGCTCCCGGCGGCAGTCCGAGACGATCGAGATGACGGAACGGGAGCGCGACCTGGAGTGGCAGCGCCAGCGGCAGATGATGCGGCCGCCGCTGGTCATCTCGCACCTGAAGTCCCGGGCCGCGCCCAAGGGCTCGACGGTGAAGCTCACCTGCACCATCTCCGGGCCGGGCATCACGGTGCGCTGGCTCAAGAACGGCAACCCGATCGAGAAGAGCACCAAGCACACCTTCAAGGTTAGCGAGGGCCTGCTCGGGCTCGAGATCAAGGACGTGGACAGTGTCGACGCGGGCGAATACTGTTGCATGATCAAGAACAAGAACGGCGAAAcgtccaccagcaccacgcTAACGGTGTACGAAAGTTTCGAAACCAAACCGACCCCACCGACGTTCATCTCCATCAAAG ATGATGTTTCACTAGAGGACAAGCAGGTAGCTCCACCGGTACCGGCGGCTCCCGAACCGACCGCACCGGCAACGGAAGCGCCTGTCGATgcgccaccagccgccgccgccgccgagccggCGGTTGACGGTGTtgcagccgctgccgccgccgcactgCCTCCTTCGGGTGCTCCAGAAAAAGCTCCTCCCCCCGAAGAACCCTCCCCGACTGCTGAGCCGCCCGAGCCACACGAACCTGACGCCGCAGAAGCCGCCGGAGAAGAGGCGGTAGATGGGGATGCGGTGGCCCCAGTGTCGGAAGCCGCTGGCCACGCCAAGCACCGGCGGTTGCTGCCGGAGAagtcaccgtcgccgccaccgatcgggggTGACATGGCGCGCTACTACCACAAGAAGATCCTGCACCACCGGGACAAGCTGCAGTGGTCGGTGCACCTCACCAACCGGGCCATCGTGGCCGGCAATCGGCTGAAGCTGATGTGCGCCGCGACCGGCTTCGAGCCGACGCTGGAGTGGTTCAAGGATGGCCAACCGGTCGAGTACGATGACCACGTCGTGGACATGAACGATATGCATCGCGGAGCATACGGATGCCTGTGGGTCAACGACGTCACGGTGAAGGACGCGGGCGAGTACACGTGCCGGGCCAAGAACGAGATGGAAGAGATCGAGACCGTCTGCAAGCTGACGGTCGTCGAGCCGGTCACGGCCGTGCAAACGTTCCCGCCGATGTTCGTCCGCTCGGTCAAAG AAAACTTCGACCCGTACAGTAACATCCTGAGCGTGGAGTTTATGATCCGGGCCAACCCACCGCCAACGCTGACCTGGTACAAGGGCATCATCAAGCTGGGCGTCTACCCGGACAGCCACATGCGCATCTCGCAGCACTTTGACGAAACGGCCGAGCACACGATCGCGGCACTCGTGTTCTACGATCCGTCCTACACGGACACCGGCGAGTACACGTGCCTGGCGACGAACAGTGTGGGCGAGGCCACCTGCAAGCACCATCTGGACTTTTGCTCCAAGGAGCAGTACTTCGAGTGGCTCGCCAAGAAGCGGCCCGGGTGGTTCAAGGCCGAGTCGTACATAGCGGTCGACCCGGTGCCGACTTTCGACGGCGAAGATGATGAGGACGAGGATGAGGACGgggaggaggaagaggaacaGGAAGGGGGGGAGCAGCAGCCCGAAGGCTCCGACGAGGGGCCACCGAGGGAgccgagaaagaagaagaagcgggcCCCGAAACTGCCGGAACTGAAGGAACTCCCGGAGGAGGAGGGTGGCCAAGTGGCCCCGGtagcggcaccggaaccggccccggccgcggCGCCGGAGCCAGCAGCCCCGGCGGAACCGGATGAACCACGGGTGACGTACCAGCGGCGCAAGTCACGCACCCAGGTGGCGCTGGAGGAGTTTGAGAAGCGCAAAAAGTTTGACTTTGTGTCGCACATGTCCAACGTGCGCGTCGAGCTCGGCAAGACGCTGCGTCTGATCGCGTACGTCAAGTGCCCGGAGGAGGTCAGCTCGTACTGGAAGCGCGACGGCCGGGCGCTGGGCAATGGGTTGCggctcacgcacaccaccatgCGCTGCGGCACGTGCGTGGTGGAGATCGAGAAGTGCAAGTACCGGGACGCGGGCACCTACACGTGCGTGGCCAAGTGCGAGTCGTACGGCGAAATCGAGCAGTCCtgcacggtgacggtggtggagaAGGCGGAGATCAAGGGCGAGGCGCCGGTCTTTACGCGCCCGATGCTAG AAAAGTACGATCCGATACAGGACGAGCTAACGCTCGAGTGTTGCGTGCGCGGCGATCCCGACCCGGAGACGGTGTGGATCGTGCAGGGTGTGTTCATGCGCCAcaacaccggcggccggctgtaCTTCCGCAAGCACGAGGacggccggcagcagctgaAGATCTTCCAGCCGTCGAAGGAGGACAGCGGCCGGTACGTGTGCCGGGCGAAGAACAGCGTCGACAAGACGGACATGGTGTACTACCTGAACTACAAGAACAGCGACGAGGACGTGCTGAAGGTGTTCGAGGACGAGCTGCACCGGAAGACGGAGAAGCCGATCCTGAGCCGGCACCTGCGGGCGCGCGACTGCGACTACGCGCCCGAGGACGAGGCGCTGATCAAGTGGTCGGAGACGCGCAGCCAGCACGACAAGGAGTACGAGTACCGGTACAAGCTGCACTTTGTCACGCAGCTGCAGGACAAAACCGTGCCGGAGGGCTCGAACCTCAAGTTCACGTGTTACGTCGACGGCAAGTTCCCGCTGTTCATGTGGTACAAGGACGACATGCCGATCGTGCAGGGGCGCAAGTACCGCCAGAAGACGCGCCGCGACGGCAAGGTGACGCTCGAGATCGTGAACGTCACGACGGAGGACGCCGGCACGTACAAGATCGAGGCGCGCAACTACGCCGGCTGCATCGAGTCGAAGTCGGTGGTTAGTGTTTACAAAAATCCGTACACCAAATTCGTGCCCCCCATCTTTGCCAGCAACATCCTAG AAACCTACTCGCTCCACTCGGACGAGATCGTGCTGGAGTGCCGGGTGCGTGGTACGCCGCGCCCGAACATTGCCTGGATCAAGGATGGGGAGTACATTATCCCGGGCGACAAGTACGAGCAGTACGACCACGCCGACGGTACCTGCAAGCTGATCATCACGGCACCGGGCGAAGAGGATTCGGGCACGTACACGTGCGAGGCCGAGAGCGGTGGCTGCAGCGACGCCATCAGCCACAACGTGCAGTTCGTTAGCAAGGAGAAGGTGCAGATGGAGCGCACGCACAGCGTGTACCACCGGAACCCGAATCTGCCGCACTTCTTCCAGGGCCTGGCCGACTACTCGATCCCGTCCGGCGGCAACATCTGCCTGGTGGTCGAGGTGCAGGGTAACTGCGAGGTGGCGTGGTTCCGCGACCGCTACCCGGTCACCGGGAAGCCACCGAAGACGCGCACCTACCACGACGGTACCGGCCTCTTTGCGCTCTGCATCACCGCGGCCACGATGGACGCATCCGGGCGCTACACGTGCCGCGCCACGAACGCGTTCGGCAAGGCCGAGTCGTCCTCCAACGTGGACATCATCAACCCGAACGCGATCAAGGGCGCGAAGCCGCCGATCTTCATGTCCCGCCCGCAGCCGGAAATCAAGATCAGACAGGGCGACTCGCTCTCGATGGCGTTCAAGATCATCGGGGATCCGAAACCGAAGA TCCAATGGATGAAGGGTACCAAAGATTTGACCAACTTGGCGCGAACGATCAAGGAAGTGCACGCCGACTACATTCGATTCTCGATCAAAGAGGCAGTGGTAGCGGACGCGGGCCCGTACTTTATCGTCGCCCGGAACCGATACGGCATCGATCGTTCGTTCACCACCGTGTCG GTCAAGCCACCGAGAGGCTACAAGAAACACTTGGAAGACGATATCGAGCGGGGCGGACCCGATaagggaagaaaataa
- the LOC128272743 gene encoding uncharacterized protein LOC128272743, with protein sequence MCMCVSVVICFHCSPADHRASSANRQVAHYTDKTYLHQLRSSSSSLGYDRVKVRDSYGSRPVATDYSWRQSSSSEARSVGRRSAGGHPHVPPYRPAGRDVTAALEASRQRRGYYHDLMKAKSVSEYRQMMRDRVQQELRQSPTVPEAPSQGLSTTTGRDWARRRPSPTVGEHREEYGSGASQTRIVQGSMIECTSTREDSRTVRDVTRHSGVTRLASPRPGTTDGPPPATESLAAATAEAAGGKRSQTFPYHYRMDTFSTPQRYDSLGSLQMYQPIVQTVLRDRMVKRGSNLLLVCSFWGVNCAVEWVHNFVKIGNSAKYRVSRHQGMSLLEIYDITHHEAGMYKCVVRNDCGEDVTNCCILVLDHIRLSSTKHTRPERRSLARRF encoded by the exons atgtgcatgtgtgtgtcggttgtaatttgtttccattgttCACCTGCAGACCACCGAGCGTCGAGCGCAAACCGCCAGGTGGCTCATTACACAGACAAAACATACCTTCACCAGCTACGATCGTCCAGCTCAAGCCTCGGTTACGATCGTGTCAAAGTTAGAGACTCGTACGGTAGCCGCCCGGTGGCGACGGATTACAGTTGGCGGCAGTCCAGCAGTAGTGAGGCACGGTCGGTGGGTCGTCGATCCGCTGGTGGCCACCCCCATGTTCCGCcataccggccggccgggcgtgaCGTGACGGCGGCACTCGAGGCCTCGAGGCAACGGCGCGGCTACTACCATGACCTGATGAAGGCAAAAAGCGTCAGCGAGTATCGGCAGATGATGCGCGATCGGGTGCAGCAGGAGCTGCGCCAGTCACCGACCGTTCCGGAAGCACCGAGTCAGGGcttgtcgacgacgacgggacgggactGGGCGCGCCGCCGGCCCAGTCCGACGGTGGGCGAGCATCGGGAAGAGTACGGCAGTGGTGCATCGCAGACCCGGATCGTGCAAG GTTCCATGATCGAGTGCACCTCGACGCGGGAAGACTCGAGGACGGTGCGTGACGTGACGAGACACAGCGGCGTTACCCGGTTGGCATCGCCACGGCCCGGTACCACGGATggaccgccgccggccaccgagtcactcgccgccgccaccgccgaagcgGCCGGTGGCAAGCGGTCCCAAACCTTCCCGTACCACTACCGCATGGACACGTTCTCGACGCCGCAGCGGTACGACAGTTTGGGCTCGCTGCAGATGTACCAGCCGATCGTGCAGACGGTGCTGCGCGATCGGATGGTGAAGCGGGGCTccaacctgctgctggtgtgctcGTTCTGGGGCGTCAACTGTGCGGTCGAGTGGGTGCACAACTTCGTGAAGATCGGCAACAGTGCCAAGTACCGGGTGTCGCGCCACCAGGGCATGAGCCTGCTGGAGATCTACGACATCACGCACCACGAGGCCGGCATGTACAAGTGCGTGGTGCGGAACGACTGCGGCGAGGACGTCACCAACTGCTGCATCCTCGTGCTCGACCACATCCGGCTGTCGTCGACGAAGCACACGCGCCCGGagcgccgctcgctggcgaGGCGCTTCTAG